One window of the Agrobacterium larrymoorei genome contains the following:
- the fumC gene encoding class II fumarate hydratase, with product MTATRTETDTFGPIEVASDRYWGAQAQRSLGNFKIGWEKQPTSVIRALGIVKQAAARANMALGGLDAQLAETIIKAAQEVIDGKLNEHFPLVVWQTGSGTQSNMNANEVISNRAIEMLGGVMGSKKPVHPNDHVNMSQSSNDTYPTAMHIACAEQIVHHLLPSLKHLHAALDKKAKDFAHIIKIGRTHTQDATPLTLGQEFSGYAAQVASSIKRIELTLPGLCELAQGGTAVGTGLNAPVGFAEKVAEEIATITGLPFVTAPNKFEALAAHDSMVFAHGAINAAAAALFKIANDIRFLGSGPRAGLGELSLPENEPGSSIMPGKVNPTQSEALTQVCAHIFGNQAAITFAGSQGHFELNVYNPMMAYNFLQSVQLLGDAAVSFTDNCVVGIEAREDNIRKGVENSLMLVTALNTKLGYDACAKIAKTAHKNGTTLREEAVGGGYLTNEEFDQYVRPENMIGPK from the coding sequence ATGACAGCCACACGCACGGAAACCGATACTTTTGGCCCGATCGAAGTCGCCAGCGATCGCTACTGGGGCGCGCAGGCCCAGCGCTCGCTCGGCAATTTCAAGATCGGCTGGGAAAAGCAGCCCACCTCCGTTATTCGTGCTCTCGGCATCGTCAAGCAGGCAGCTGCACGCGCCAATATGGCGCTGGGGGGTCTCGACGCGCAGCTCGCCGAGACGATCATCAAGGCAGCTCAGGAAGTCATTGACGGCAAGCTCAACGAGCATTTTCCCCTCGTGGTCTGGCAGACCGGTTCGGGCACCCAGTCCAACATGAATGCCAATGAAGTGATCTCCAACCGGGCCATCGAAATGCTCGGCGGCGTGATGGGCTCAAAGAAGCCCGTTCACCCGAACGATCACGTCAACATGAGCCAGTCGTCCAACGACACCTATCCGACGGCCATGCATATCGCTTGCGCCGAGCAGATCGTTCACCACCTGCTGCCAAGCCTGAAACACCTTCATGCCGCGCTCGACAAGAAGGCGAAGGACTTCGCCCACATCATCAAGATCGGCCGCACCCATACACAGGATGCAACGCCTCTGACGCTCGGCCAGGAATTTTCCGGCTACGCCGCTCAGGTCGCTTCGTCGATCAAGCGCATTGAACTGACGCTCCCCGGCCTCTGCGAACTGGCACAGGGCGGCACCGCCGTCGGTACCGGCCTCAACGCTCCGGTCGGCTTTGCCGAAAAGGTTGCCGAAGAGATTGCCACCATCACAGGCCTGCCGTTCGTGACCGCGCCGAACAAGTTCGAAGCACTGGCAGCGCATGACTCGATGGTCTTCGCCCACGGCGCGATCAACGCGGCGGCTGCAGCACTTTTCAAGATCGCCAACGACATCCGCTTCCTCGGTTCTGGGCCACGCGCCGGTCTTGGCGAACTATCGCTGCCGGAAAACGAGCCCGGTTCCTCGATCATGCCAGGCAAGGTCAACCCGACCCAGTCCGAAGCACTCACCCAGGTCTGCGCCCACATCTTCGGCAACCAGGCCGCCATCACGTTTGCGGGATCGCAGGGCCACTTCGAGCTCAACGTCTATAATCCGATGATGGCCTATAACTTCCTGCAGTCCGTTCAGCTCTTGGGCGATGCAGCCGTGTCTTTCACCGACAATTGCGTGGTGGGTATCGAAGCGCGCGAAGACAACATCCGCAAGGGTGTGGAGAACTCGCTGATGCTGGTAACCGCGCTCAACACCAAGCTTGGCTATGATGCCTGCGCCAAGATTGCCAAGACCGCGCACAAGAACGGGACGACGCTGCGCGAAGAGGCTGTCGGCGGCGGATATCTGACGAATGAGGAGTTCGACCAATACGTCCGCCCGGAAAACATGATCGGGCCTAAATAA